The proteins below are encoded in one region of Corvus hawaiiensis isolate bCorHaw1 chromosome 3, bCorHaw1.pri.cur, whole genome shotgun sequence:
- the B3GALNT2 gene encoding UDP-GalNAc:beta-1,3-N-acetylgalactosaminyltransferase 2 — protein MRNWLVLLCPCVVGVALHVWLLLSCPGSHPAGPLSFFPQWKLKHYDVIVGVLSARHNHELRSVIRNTWFKHLKQHPALNQRVLVKFIIGAHGCAVPVKDREDPYSCKLLNISNPVLNQEIEAFSLPEDIPSVLSEDRIVSVNFRVLYPIVITSLGVFYEADGVGFQRNITVKLYQAEHEEAIFSARFSPPSCGVQVNRLWYKPVEQFILPESFEGTIVWESQDLQGLVSRNLHKVMVNDGGGVFRVITAGEGSLPHELTEGVEGIAGGFIYTIQEGDALLKSLHTRPERFTSHIKNLEKEDALLKEESSTYDDIVFVDVIDTYRNVPSKLLNFYRWTVESTSFDLLLKTDDDCYIDLEAVFNRIMQKKLDRPNIWWGNFRLNWAVDRTGKWQELEYPSPAYPAFACGSGYVISKDIVQWLASNSERLKTYQGEDVSMGIWMAAVGPKRYQDGLWLCEKTCESGMLSSPQYSPQELGELWRLKELCGDPCRCEER, from the exons ATGCGAAactggctggtgctgctgtgcccctgTGTGGTCGGGGTCGCGCTGCAcgtctggctgctgctgagctgccccGGGAGCCACCCGGCAG GTCCACTGTCCTTCTTTCCTCAGTGGAAGCTGAAACATTATGATGTTATTGTAGGAGTTTTGTCAGCTCGACACAATCATGAACTACGCAGTGTTATAAGGAACACTTGGTTCAAGCACCTGAAACAACATCCTGCCCTGAACCAACG tGTCCTTGTGAAGTTTATAATAGGTGCGCATGGttgtgctgtgccagtgaaggacaGAGAAGACCCCTACTCCTGCAAACTTCTGAACATCAGTAACCCAG TTTTGAATCAGGAAATTGAAGCATTCAGTCTCCCTGAGGACATACCTTCTGTGCTGTCTGAAGACAGAATCGTCAGTGTGAACTTCCGTGTACTTTACCCCATTGTCATTACCAGTCTTGGGGTATTTTATGAGGCCGATGGGGTGGGATTCCAGAGGAACATCACTGTAAAACTGTACCAGGCAGAACATGAG GAAGCAATCTTCAGTGCTCGCTTTAGTCCACCAAGCTGTGGAGTGCAGGTGAACAGATTGTGGTACAAGCCAGTAGAGCAGTTTATTTTGCCAGAG AGTTTTGAAGGTACCATTGTGTGGGAGAGCCAGGATCTTCAGGGCCTGGTTTCAAGAAACCTTCATAAAGTGATGGTGAATGATGGAGGAGGTGTTTTCAGAGTCATTACA GCAGGGGAAGGGTCACTGCCACATGAACTCACAGAAGGTGTGGAGGGAATAGCAGGTGGTTTTATCTACACTATTCAAG AAGGTGATGCTCTTTTAAAAAGCCTCCATACTCGCCCAGAAAGGTTTACAAGTCACAtaaaaaaccttgaaaaagaAGATGCTTTATTGAAGGAAGAAAGCAGTACCTATGATGACATTGTTTTTGTAGATGTGATTGACACTTACAGAAATGTTCCCTCCAAACTGCTGAACTTCTACCGATG GACAGTTGAATCAACAAGTTTTGACTTGTTGCTGAAGACGGATGATGACTGCTACATTGATTTGGAAGCTGTTTTTAACAGGataatgcagaaaaaattgGACAGGCCAAACATTTGGTGGGGAAA TTTCAGACTAAATTGGGCAGTTGATCGAACTGGGAAATGGCAAGAACTGGAGTATCCAAGTCCTGCATATCCAGCCTTTGCTTGTGGGTCTGGCTATGTCATCTCCAAAGACATTGTGCAGTGGCTAGCAAGCAACTCTGAAAGATTAAAAACGTACCAG GGTGAAGATGTGAGCATGGGCATCTGGATGGCAGCTGTAGGACCCAAGCGATATCAA GATGGTCTCTGGTTGTGTGAGAAGACATGTGAGAGTGGCATGCTATCTTCCCCCCAGTACTCTCCCCAGGAACTGGGAGAGCTCTGGAGATTAAAGGAACTATGTGGAGATCCATGTAGATGTGAGGAAAGATGA